A window of candidate division KSB1 bacterium contains these coding sequences:
- a CDS encoding T9SS type A sorting domain-containing protein: MSYRYKIYGRAVSLLPIVAVMILFFSSFSFAQISANRPYQPVIVKGSSFAEFSNNAAPIGQLFLYKYITASKAWEQIPFQFDEVEPDPSPTDPNRTTYFGTGDGNLDDQDELSFMARDAGDKAPTNAWIDNASSLSFARYEIEITDPLLTSGNTGYVYLFRSGTLSTPPAAKDYVTYIKAPANASAGQDTVRGQSYEEGHAGNGIQDWLRVPVAANGSNLDFMDRLKVRFKVFAILAEVTFTEAGLSLQGVRVRDGRVRVIRELQERISLITGNLDFPILIFYYGYSSVLGTSLNLNALPSGVRVLSLRQSFDFDPRVNGAKWFNQNLATPVNVTGSSGNLNAAQSAVVYEPNLNWYMLSSAHGSFVNLFSVPPNFGSNQRFYFHDAQSGTNDGTDDTGDNKSYGDGGLLITGNDIKGVFNLLLISYVLGKDQPRTAAEALYNQTTKPLTFKTQAQRNTVAVQQPTLSVPLQFALLQNSPNPLSLSTPATAIRYELPHTTPTPVTLRIFNLLGQKVRELVNAVQPAGRYEAQWDGRMENGERAPAGIYFYQLRAGNQTATRKLMVLL; encoded by the coding sequence ATGTCGTACCGCTACAAAATTTATGGCCGCGCCGTTTCGCTTTTGCCCATCGTTGCAGTGATGATCTTGTTTTTTTCTTCATTTTCCTTTGCGCAAATCTCCGCCAATCGCCCGTATCAACCGGTGATCGTCAAGGGCAGCAGTTTTGCGGAATTTTCCAACAACGCTGCGCCGATCGGCCAACTTTTTCTTTACAAGTATATCACTGCGAGCAAGGCGTGGGAACAAATCCCTTTCCAATTTGACGAAGTCGAGCCGGATCCCTCCCCAACCGATCCGAACCGGACGACATATTTCGGCACGGGCGACGGCAATTTGGACGATCAGGACGAGTTGTCCTTCATGGCGCGTGACGCCGGCGATAAAGCGCCCACCAATGCCTGGATCGATAATGCCTCATCACTGTCATTTGCCCGCTACGAGATTGAAATCACCGACCCGCTTTTGACTTCGGGTAATACTGGTTATGTTTACCTTTTTCGCTCAGGCACCTTGAGCACGCCGCCGGCGGCCAAAGATTATGTCACCTACATCAAAGCACCAGCCAACGCCAGCGCCGGGCAGGACACCGTTCGCGGCCAATCGTATGAGGAAGGCCACGCTGGAAACGGCATTCAAGATTGGCTGCGCGTGCCAGTCGCCGCCAACGGCAGCAATCTGGATTTTATGGATCGCCTCAAAGTCCGCTTTAAAGTTTTTGCGATTTTGGCGGAGGTAACCTTTACCGAAGCCGGCCTCAGTTTGCAAGGGGTCCGCGTTCGGGATGGGCGGGTGCGTGTTATTCGCGAGTTGCAAGAGCGGATTTCCCTGATTACCGGTAATCTCGATTTCCCGATACTGATTTTCTATTACGGTTATTCATCGGTTCTTGGCACCTCGCTGAATTTGAATGCGCTGCCAAGCGGTGTCAGGGTGCTTTCATTGCGCCAGTCGTTCGATTTTGATCCGAGAGTTAACGGCGCCAAATGGTTCAACCAAAATCTTGCGACGCCGGTAAACGTGACCGGCAGCTCCGGCAACTTGAACGCCGCGCAGTCGGCGGTGGTCTACGAACCGAATCTCAATTGGTATATGCTCAGCAGCGCGCACGGGTCGTTTGTCAATCTTTTTTCAGTGCCGCCGAATTTTGGCAGCAATCAAAGATTTTATTTTCACGATGCACAGAGCGGCACCAATGATGGCACCGATGACACTGGCGACAACAAATCCTATGGCGACGGTGGGTTGTTGATCACCGGCAACGATATCAAGGGCGTTTTTAACTTGCTTTTGATTAGTTACGTGCTTGGCAAAGATCAGCCGCGCACGGCGGCGGAAGCGCTTTACAATCAAACGACCAAGCCGTTGACGTTCAAAACGCAAGCACAAAGAAACACCGTGGCCGTGCAGCAGCCAACCCTCAGCGTGCCGCTGCAATTCGCCTTGCTGCAAAATTCGCCCAATCCGCTTTCACTTTCCACCCCGGCGACGGCGATTCGTTATGAATTGCCTCATACGACGCCGACTCCGGTCACGTTGCGGATTTTTAACCTCCTCGGGCAAAAAGTCCGCGAGCTGGTGAATGCTGTTCAGCCGGCCGGACGCTATGAAGCGCAATGGGATGGCCGCATGGAAAACGGCGAGCGCGCCCCGGCCGGAATTTATTTTTACCAACTGCGTGCCGGTAATCAAACTGCCACCCGGAAACTTATGGTCTTACTCTGA
- a CDS encoding DUF962 domain-containing protein, producing the protein MEKRYQTFAEFWPFYLGEHSAPANRRLHFIGTTLALLQIIYGMATQRLWLLLTALVTGYAFAWIGHFFLEKNKPATFTYPLFSFIGDWKMWGLMLTGQLNGEMKKVGLENKP; encoded by the coding sequence ATGGAAAAGCGTTATCAAACCTTCGCCGAATTTTGGCCGTTTTATCTCGGCGAGCATAGCGCGCCGGCCAATCGCCGGCTGCATTTTATCGGAACCACGCTGGCGCTGCTGCAGATCATTTACGGCATGGCGACGCAACGCCTCTGGCTGCTGCTCACCGCGCTGGTCACCGGCTACGCCTTCGCCTGGATCGGGCATTTCTTTTTGGAGAAAAACAAACCCGCCACGTTTACCTATCCGTTGTTCTCATTCATCGGAGATTGGAAAATGTGGGGGTTAATGCTTACCGGACAATTGAATGGTGAGATGAAGAAAGTGGGATTGGAAAACAAGCCATGA
- a CDS encoding OmpA family protein — protein sequence MAAIRTCFVFLLAITSFLAGGVDSALLAQNSKIPEAWEKYDFIPGYQIVFYDDFSGDRVGEKPLTWKLIEGKAEVILFNNQRWLRALNETFVAPVLEALPPQFSFEMDFYVTPRGYSGNYRLDVYGQTDNDWIACTVEEASFSFNASWGLSLDYPFDEPLQGRHRLAMMATNEGFKCYIDSLRVVSATKSSNFRPRDLEIFLPGGEKEGDDKSVITEIRVAALDKNLREQIQQNGKIISYGIPFAAGASTPQPQAFAALKELANLLQNDLGLSLSIECHVDEAEDESNNNRLSQQRAAAIREMLIGFYKIDGDRLRTKGWGSARPLKDTGTVDGRAANRRVEFVKR from the coding sequence ATGGCAGCTATCAGGACATGTTTTGTTTTTTTGCTCGCGATCACGAGTTTTTTGGCAGGAGGCGTTGACAGCGCTTTGCTGGCGCAAAACAGCAAAATTCCGGAAGCCTGGGAAAAATACGATTTCATTCCCGGCTATCAAATCGTTTTTTATGACGATTTCTCCGGCGACCGCGTCGGCGAGAAACCGCTGACCTGGAAGCTTATTGAAGGCAAAGCGGAAGTGATTCTGTTCAACAACCAGCGCTGGCTGCGCGCGCTCAATGAAACTTTTGTGGCGCCCGTTCTCGAGGCGCTGCCGCCGCAATTCAGTTTTGAAATGGATTTTTACGTCACCCCGCGCGGCTACAGTGGCAATTATCGCCTCGATGTTTACGGACAAACCGACAACGATTGGATCGCCTGCACCGTCGAAGAAGCCAGCTTCTCTTTCAATGCTTCATGGGGCTTGAGCTTGGATTACCCGTTTGATGAACCGTTGCAAGGCCGCCATCGCCTGGCGATGATGGCGACCAACGAGGGTTTCAAATGTTACATCGACAGCCTTCGCGTGGTTAGCGCAACGAAAAGCAGTAATTTCCGGCCACGTGATTTAGAAATTTTTTTGCCGGGCGGCGAGAAAGAAGGCGATGATAAAAGTGTGATCACTGAGATTCGGGTTGCAGCGCTGGACAAAAATTTGCGCGAGCAAATTCAGCAAAATGGAAAAATCATCAGCTACGGCATTCCGTTCGCCGCCGGCGCCTCCACGCCCCAGCCACAAGCTTTCGCCGCCCTGAAAGAGCTGGCAAACTTGCTGCAAAACGACCTCGGCTTGAGTTTATCCATCGAATGTCACGTTGACGAAGCCGAGGATGAAAGCAACAACAACCGGCTGTCGCAGCAGCGCGCCGCCGCGATCAGAGAAATGTTGATCGGTTTTTATAAAATTGATGGCGACCGCCTGCGCACGAAAGGGTGGGGAAGCGCCAGGCCGCTGAAGGACACCGGCACGGTTGACGGCCGCGCGGCAAATCGCCGGGTCGAGTTTGTGAAAAGATAA
- a CDS encoding RluA family pseudouridine synthase, translating to MAPPKFSELHFYDSARHEKWRIPVVFDDEVIVALNKPSGLPVIPERWHPEWPCLQSIVAERLPAPIFVVHRLDAGTSGLILFAKTASAHRELCRQFAQHQVEKTYVALVKGEVVQDALTIQRPLGPNPQQPGAMMIARRGKPAVTAIRVLERFRGFTLIEVQPQTGRQHQIRVHLQAIGHPLLVDPIYSQTETFFLSSIKTRFHLKEGEPEQPLIRRLTLHASSLRFLHPERKELVTLVAPEAKDFQAVVRNLRKYAAK from the coding sequence ATGGCCCCGCCGAAATTTTCCGAGCTGCATTTTTATGACAGCGCGCGCCATGAAAAATGGCGCATTCCGGTTGTGTTTGATGATGAAGTCATTGTTGCACTCAATAAACCTTCCGGTTTGCCGGTCATCCCCGAACGCTGGCATCCCGAGTGGCCGTGCCTTCAGAGCATCGTTGCTGAGCGCTTGCCTGCGCCGATCTTTGTTGTGCATCGCCTTGACGCGGGAACGAGCGGGCTGATCTTGTTTGCCAAAACCGCATCGGCGCATCGCGAGCTTTGCCGGCAGTTCGCGCAGCATCAGGTTGAAAAAACTTACGTGGCGCTGGTGAAAGGTGAGGTGGTTCAGGATGCGCTCACCATCCAACGCCCGCTTGGCCCGAATCCGCAGCAGCCGGGGGCGATGATGATCGCCCGCCGCGGTAAACCGGCGGTGACCGCGATTCGCGTTTTGGAACGATTTCGCGGCTTTACACTGATCGAAGTGCAACCGCAAACCGGCCGGCAGCATCAGATTCGCGTGCATTTGCAAGCCATCGGCCATCCGCTGCTGGTCGATCCGATTTACAGCCAAACGGAAACGTTTTTTCTTTCTTCCATTAAAACCCGATTTCATTTGAAAGAAGGGGAACCCGAGCAGCCATTGATTCGCCGTTTGACGTTACATGCGAGTTCGCTGCGATTTCTTCATCCCGAACGGAAGGAGCTTGTCACGCTGGTCGCGCCGGAGGCAAAAGATTTTCAGGCGGTGGTGAGAAATTTGCGAAAGTATGCGGCGAAATGA
- a CDS encoding Uma2 family endonuclease, with translation MSTDLLTKPFTRQKPPREKLTYAEFCSRVPERKADLIDGEIYLASPATLVHEDCLTCLQALLRFYVNAKQLGVIIGSRVAMKVSEYDAPEPDIMFIKKERLHLLGETEIFGPADLVVEVVSPGSRRLDFVDKRELYANYGVLEYWLIDLYKQQAFFWKNLNGVWEELPVDEKGVVRSEALPGFWLRVDWLFTAEELDELEILETILAGDPGAK, from the coding sequence ATGAGCACTGATCTCCTAACCAAACCTTTTACCCGTCAAAAACCGCCGCGAGAAAAACTGACTTATGCCGAATTTTGCAGCCGCGTACCAGAGCGAAAGGCGGATCTTATTGACGGAGAAATTTATTTGGCTTCGCCTGCAACGCTTGTACATGAGGATTGTTTAACTTGCCTGCAAGCCCTTCTCCGATTTTATGTTAATGCAAAGCAGTTGGGGGTGATAATCGGTTCTCGCGTCGCCATGAAAGTCTCCGAATACGATGCGCCGGAACCGGACATCATGTTCATCAAAAAAGAGCGCTTGCACCTTCTTGGCGAAACCGAGATTTTCGGCCCGGCTGATTTGGTTGTCGAAGTCGTCTCTCCCGGCAGCCGCCGTTTGGATTTTGTCGATAAAAGAGAGCTGTATGCGAATTATGGCGTTCTGGAATACTGGCTCATCGATCTCTACAAGCAGCAAGCCTTCTTCTGGAAAAACCTGAACGGCGTCTGGGAAGAGCTGCCGGTGGATGAGAAAGGCGTCGTGCGTTCCGAAGCTCTGCCCGGCTTCTGGCTGCGCGTCGATTGGCTCTTTACTGCCGAAGAGCTTGACGAGCTGGAAATTCTCGAAACGATTCTCGCCGGCGATCCGGGCGCAAAATAA
- the mtnA gene encoding S-methyl-5-thioribose-1-phosphate isomerase, giving the protein MPVTTIEWIDYQVRLIDQTKLPAELVYLRIDEVETLGEAIKKLRVRGAPAIGIAAAFGVLLGVQRFDGEDKNKFFAELARVITYLRGTRPTAVNLAWALERMRRTAEAHRHQTIAQIKKELFNEANKIFIEDQQTCRALGRHGAELVPNPAAIITHCNTGALATADFGTALGIIFTAHAQGKTLHVFVDETRPLLQGARLNMWELMQENIPCTLICDNTAAFVMQRQKIDCCIVGADRIARNGDTANKIGTYGLAVNAQKHGIPFYVAAPLSTIDFNIPSGEEIPIEERPAEEITEGFGRRTAPLNARVYNPAFDVTPNDLIAAIITEAGVVRPPYEQNLPKSIQAQKR; this is encoded by the coding sequence ATGCCCGTTACCACCATCGAATGGATCGACTATCAAGTCAGGCTCATCGACCAAACCAAGCTGCCGGCGGAATTGGTGTATTTGCGCATCGACGAGGTTGAAACACTCGGCGAGGCCATCAAAAAACTCCGCGTGCGCGGCGCGCCGGCAATCGGCATTGCCGCGGCGTTTGGAGTTTTGTTGGGTGTGCAACGCTTTGATGGCGAGGACAAAAATAAGTTCTTCGCGGAGCTGGCGCGCGTCATCACCTATCTGCGCGGCACGCGCCCGACGGCGGTGAATCTGGCGTGGGCTTTGGAACGCATGCGCCGAACTGCCGAGGCGCACCGGCATCAAACCATTGCCCAAATCAAAAAAGAGCTTTTTAACGAAGCCAATAAAATTTTCATCGAAGATCAACAAACCTGCCGCGCTTTGGGCCGGCACGGCGCCGAGCTTGTTCCCAATCCGGCGGCGATCATCACCCATTGCAACACCGGCGCGCTGGCAACAGCGGATTTCGGCACGGCGCTCGGCATCATCTTTACGGCGCATGCCCAAGGCAAAACGCTGCATGTTTTCGTCGACGAAACCCGACCGCTGCTGCAAGGGGCGCGTCTCAACATGTGGGAATTGATGCAGGAGAACATTCCTTGCACGTTGATTTGCGATAATACGGCGGCGTTTGTTATGCAAAGGCAAAAGATCGATTGCTGCATCGTCGGCGCTGATCGCATCGCCCGCAATGGCGACACCGCCAACAAGATCGGCACGTATGGGCTGGCTGTGAATGCGCAGAAACACGGCATTCCTTTTTATGTCGCGGCGCCGCTTTCCACCATCGATTTCAATATCCCGAGTGGTGAAGAAATTCCCATCGAAGAACGCCCTGCGGAAGAAATAACCGAAGGGTTCGGGCGGCGCACCGCGCCGCTCAATGCGCGCGTTTATAACCCGGCTTTTGACGTGACGCCCAACGATTTGATTGCTGCCATCATCACGGAAGCCGGCGTCGTTCGCCCGCCGTATGAACAAAATTTGCCGAAATCGATTCAAGCACAGAAGCGATAA
- a CDS encoding DUF6516 family protein, which yields MPHSLLTQYLREIETAARAITNGHVERYQEEILSSDRANLRIRIRFSNGCLLEITEAVIVENQTLQTPGYRYHLQDSQNILILRYDDTLTFPTCRRSLIINMNPHR from the coding sequence ATGCCGCACAGTCTGCTCACCCAATACCTGCGTGAAATCGAGACGGCGGCTCGAGCGATTACGAACGGCCATGTTGAACGCTATCAAGAGGAAATTCTCTCCTCAGATCGCGCCAATCTTCGTATTCGAATTCGTTTTTCCAATGGCTGTCTTTTGGAAATCACCGAAGCCGTCATTGTCGAAAATCAAACTTTGCAAACTCCCGGTTATCGTTATCATTTGCAAGACAGCCAAAACATTTTGATCCTTCGTTACGACGACACCCTCACCTTCCCAACCTGCCGACGTTCCCTCATCATAAACATGAACCCGCACAGGTGA
- a CDS encoding tetratricopeptide repeat protein: MKRFIAMLAGVMTLTMLAPGLLAQSVEMNSAKLYKRQGEIDKAIEWFEKAIAKKPENAEAHYLLGELYGQKGRIQDMVREFETSLAHSKKYEKEIIIYRQKYFADNFNAGVKAANEENYPAALQGFRNAIIIEPGQTDSYKNLAYVYMRMDSIPAVLRSYQELLAIKPDDYETYMTMASIHNQRQEYATAAELLQKAVAVAPDSARPRIIGDLGITYDMMGKPDEAMKTYQDALKMNPGHKDLLFNLGRLYLMRDDYANAINQLTEVLKQNPEDFEVNYNVGLSYLKIGERLDRRAREIEDEAMAAKKKPNTARIDSLRQAANANFNGAMPYLKKAVELKPDQGSAWHNLGVGYMRTGDQEKAKEAFAKAEALEKN; the protein is encoded by the coding sequence ATGAAACGTTTCATCGCAATGTTGGCGGGGGTGATGACCTTGACGATGTTGGCCCCGGGGCTCTTGGCGCAGTCGGTCGAAATGAACTCGGCGAAATTGTACAAGCGCCAGGGCGAAATCGACAAGGCCATTGAATGGTTTGAAAAAGCAATTGCCAAAAAACCCGAGAACGCGGAAGCGCATTACCTCCTGGGCGAGCTTTACGGGCAAAAGGGCCGGATACAAGACATGGTGCGGGAATTCGAGACGAGCCTGGCGCATTCAAAAAAATATGAAAAAGAAATCATCATTTATCGGCAAAAATATTTTGCGGACAATTTCAACGCCGGCGTCAAAGCCGCGAACGAGGAGAACTATCCGGCGGCGCTGCAGGGCTTTAGGAATGCCATCATCATCGAACCGGGACAGACCGATAGCTACAAAAACCTCGCCTATGTCTACATGCGCATGGACAGCATCCCGGCGGTGCTCAGATCTTATCAAGAGCTGCTGGCGATTAAGCCCGATGATTATGAAACCTACATGACGATGGCGAGTATTCACAATCAACGCCAGGAATATGCCACGGCCGCCGAGCTTTTGCAAAAGGCTGTTGCTGTCGCACCCGATTCCGCGCGCCCTCGCATCATCGGCGATCTCGGCATCACCTACGACATGATGGGCAAGCCGGACGAAGCGATGAAAACCTATCAGGACGCGCTGAAAATGAACCCCGGTCACAAGGATCTTCTCTTCAATCTCGGCCGGCTTTATTTGATGCGCGATGATTATGCCAACGCCATCAACCAATTGACGGAAGTGCTGAAACAGAATCCGGAAGATTTCGAAGTCAATTACAACGTCGGTCTCAGCTATTTGAAGATCGGCGAGCGTCTCGACAGGCGCGCGCGCGAAATCGAAGACGAAGCCATGGCTGCCAAAAAGAAACCGAACACGGCTCGGATTGACTCGCTGCGGCAGGCGGCCAATGCCAATTTTAACGGCGCCATGCCTTATCTCAAAAAAGCCGTTGAGCTCAAACCGGACCAGGGCAGCGCCTGGCATAATCTCGGTGTCGGTTATATGCGCACGGGCGATCAGGAAAAGGCCAAAGAAGCGTTTGCCAAAGCCGAGGCGCTGGAAAAAAATTAG
- a CDS encoding tetratricopeptide repeat protein has protein sequence MSRLSCEFSPPTIHLFEVGWIGMIIVFCASCQIKELTSAKVHIQQNDWDKAVIELEKAVMAHPENAEAQFLLGRGYAAQKRFAKMNRAFDASLAASTRFELEIKSWRHQFFSEYFDAGVKAARENNFSAARDAFATAVIIDSQQPEAYKRLAGIHTQLGELEKALTLYQQVFEINSDDWEVSLALADLHNQRRDYDRSIVILEQALRQNPHEQKILAALASVYDCLGKSDDALAAYQQALQIMPENRELLSNVARIYLYKNEYQKALQQYGKVLSLDPDDFEANYNVGLLYLKMGENSQPSSRNSGGQFQAEALQNFKTALPFLLKATTLDTLHAGAYFNLGVGLTRLGETEKAAEAFKRCDRLQEKR, from the coding sequence ATGAGTCGGTTGTCATGCGAATTTTCACCGCCGACAATCCATCTTTTTGAAGTGGGTTGGATCGGCATGATCATTGTTTTTTGCGCAAGCTGCCAGATCAAAGAATTGACTTCGGCCAAGGTTCATATCCAGCAAAACGATTGGGACAAAGCCGTTATCGAGCTTGAAAAAGCCGTGATGGCGCATCCGGAAAATGCCGAAGCCCAATTTTTGCTGGGGCGGGGATACGCCGCGCAAAAACGTTTTGCCAAAATGAATCGCGCCTTTGACGCCAGCTTGGCCGCCTCAACGCGATTTGAGCTTGAAATCAAAAGCTGGCGACACCAATTTTTTTCCGAATATTTTGATGCCGGCGTCAAGGCGGCGCGCGAAAATAATTTTTCCGCGGCGCGCGACGCTTTTGCGACGGCCGTCATCATCGATTCCCAACAACCGGAAGCTTATAAAAGGCTCGCGGGTATTCACACCCAATTGGGCGAGCTTGAAAAAGCGCTCACCTTGTACCAACAAGTTTTTGAAATCAATTCCGACGATTGGGAAGTCAGTTTGGCCCTGGCCGATCTCCACAATCAGCGGCGCGACTATGACCGAAGCATTGTGATCTTGGAGCAGGCGCTGCGACAAAATCCGCACGAACAAAAAATCCTGGCGGCTTTGGCGAGCGTCTATGATTGTTTGGGAAAAAGCGACGACGCCCTGGCGGCTTACCAACAAGCGCTGCAAATCATGCCGGAAAACCGGGAGCTTTTATCGAATGTGGCGCGGATATATTTATACAAAAATGAGTATCAAAAAGCGCTTCAGCAATATGGAAAAGTCTTGAGCCTTGATCCGGACGATTTTGAAGCGAATTATAACGTGGGATTGCTTTATTTGAAAATGGGTGAGAATTCGCAACCAAGCTCGCGCAACTCAGGTGGGCAATTTCAGGCGGAGGCCTTGCAGAATTTTAAAACTGCCCTGCCTTTTTTGCTGAAAGCGACGACGCTTGACACGCTTCATGCCGGCGCCTATTTTAATTTGGGGGTTGGCTTGACGCGGCTCGGAGAAACCGAGAAAGCCGCCGAGGCTTTTAAGCGATGCGACCGGCTGCAGGAAAAAAGATGA
- a CDS encoding carbohydrate binding family 9 domain-containing protein — MSNLSVFISFLLSSTTLADGPLIPLRIDTPPVIDGKLDDPVWQQAPSVTGFKTFFPEYGKDMPDPTVVYYAYDRENLYFAFRCFDSEPAKIKTSITRRDNVRPDDWICINLDSFNDQQSLYGFYVNPAGIQGDTRFASGREDDGLDLIWYSAGSIDDKGYTIEVRIPFKSIRFANKATVEMGVIFERRVSRRAEQGTYPALKPKRGMFFLTQMMPMHLRDIKHYKLFELLPAVTTSERSSRLAGKMVSEGQNNELSLTTKYGLTSDFIFDGTYNPDFSQVESDAGQVDVNLRSALFFPEKRPFFLEGNENFNFAGGSSNDPLGAIVHTRTIVDPIAGVKLSGKLGKKNFLAAIDAVDELPEGDSRGKRAHASILRYKRALTEDSYIGAFYTGRELKHGFNRVAGPDGLLRLNESSILGYHFFVSDNKENAAASSARGHALGLDYLYNTQKIDINLGLHDLSEDFDTKTGFLTRNGLSRLRATVTPKFYPKAGPVRRIDLGLSSAQIKDKPSDIYETYNALSLRFFLRKNANISLSANYSTEIFLGEKFDTNGWNLSGSSQLTKQFFFRLSYRRGKAIRFAADPFQGRGSNASANVIYQPSDKLNANVSLTYADLFRDANAEKIFAVTILRGRLTYQLNRYLFLRAIAEHNDFRKRLLTDFLASFTYIPGTVLHFGYGSIYEKIILPNADGFTETKRGLFAKASYLWRL, encoded by the coding sequence ATGTCAAACTTATCTGTTTTTATCTCTTTTTTACTTTCTTCCACCACCCTCGCCGACGGCCCTCTCATTCCCCTGCGCATCGACACACCGCCGGTGATCGACGGCAAACTTGACGATCCGGTTTGGCAACAAGCACCTTCGGTAACCGGTTTTAAAACGTTCTTTCCGGAATATGGAAAAGACATGCCCGACCCGACGGTTGTCTATTACGCCTACGATCGCGAAAATCTCTATTTTGCCTTCCGCTGTTTTGACAGCGAGCCGGCTAAAATTAAAACCTCGATCACCCGGCGCGACAACGTTCGCCCGGATGATTGGATTTGCATCAATCTCGATTCCTTCAACGATCAACAATCGCTGTACGGCTTCTACGTCAACCCGGCGGGAATTCAAGGCGACACGCGATTCGCCAGCGGCCGCGAGGATGACGGCCTCGATTTGATTTGGTACAGCGCCGGCAGCATCGACGACAAGGGCTACACCATCGAAGTCCGCATTCCTTTCAAGAGCATCCGCTTTGCGAATAAAGCAACCGTCGAAATGGGCGTCATTTTTGAGCGGCGTGTCAGCCGGCGCGCTGAACAAGGCACTTACCCGGCGTTGAAACCAAAACGCGGCATGTTTTTTCTGACACAGATGATGCCCATGCACTTGCGCGATATCAAGCATTACAAGCTTTTCGAACTGCTCCCGGCTGTGACCACCAGCGAGAGAAGCTCGCGCCTCGCCGGCAAAATGGTTTCGGAAGGGCAAAACAACGAGTTGAGTTTGACCACGAAATACGGCCTCACCTCGGATTTTATTTTTGATGGAACGTACAATCCGGATTTCAGCCAGGTCGAATCCGACGCCGGGCAGGTTGACGTCAATTTGCGCTCGGCGCTGTTCTTCCCGGAAAAACGGCCTTTCTTTTTGGAGGGCAATGAAAATTTCAATTTTGCCGGCGGCTCCTCCAACGACCCACTCGGCGCCATCGTTCACACCCGCACGATTGTGGATCCCATCGCCGGTGTCAAGCTTTCCGGCAAACTCGGCAAGAAAAATTTTTTGGCCGCGATTGATGCGGTGGATGAGCTGCCCGAAGGCGACTCGCGGGGAAAGCGGGCGCATGCCTCCATTCTGCGTTATAAAAGAGCCTTAACTGAGGACAGTTATATCGGCGCTTTTTATACCGGCCGCGAGCTGAAGCATGGTTTTAACCGCGTCGCCGGCCCCGACGGCTTGCTGCGCCTCAATGAGTCGAGCATCTTGGGCTATCATTTTTTCGTTTCGGATAACAAAGAAAACGCCGCGGCAAGCTCAGCCCGCGGCCATGCCTTGGGGCTTGACTATCTTTACAACACGCAAAAAATAGATATTAATTTGGGCTTGCATGATCTTTCGGAAGATTTTGACACCAAGACCGGCTTTCTGACGCGCAACGGCCTGTCTCGCCTTCGCGCCACGGTCACCCCGAAGTTTTATCCCAAGGCCGGGCCTGTCCGGCGCATCGACTTGGGCTTGTCTTCAGCCCAGATCAAGGACAAACCCAGCGATATTTATGAAACGTACAACGCGCTGTCGTTGCGATTTTTCCTGCGCAAAAACGCCAACATTTCTCTCAGCGCCAATTACTCAACCGAAATTTTTTTGGGTGAGAAGTTTGACACCAACGGCTGGAACCTCTCCGGCAGCAGCCAGCTCACCAAACAATTCTTTTTCCGGCTTTCCTATCGCCGCGGCAAAGCCATTCGCTTCGCCGCCGATCCCTTTCAAGGCCGCGGCAGCAATGCCTCGGCGAATGTCATCTACCAGCCGTCGGACAAGCTCAATGCGAATGTGTCGCTCACCTATGCCGATCTCTTTCGCGATGCCAACGCCGAGAAAATTTTTGCGGTGACGATTCTCCGCGGCCGCTTGACGTATCAACTGAATCGTTATCTGTTTCTCCGCGCCATTGCCGAGCACAATGATTTTCGGAAGCGTTTGCTCACCGACTTTCTCGCGTCGTTCACTTACATTCCGGGAACAGTGCTGCATTTCGGCTACGGCTCGATTTATGAGAAAATCATTTTGCCCAACGCCGATGGTTTTACCGAAACGAAAAGAGGGCTTTTTGCCAAAGCTTCGTATTTGTGGCGGCTGTAA